A section of the Pseudovibrio sp. M1P-2-3 genome encodes:
- the purB gene encoding adenylosuccinate lyase, with translation MIPRYSRPEMVKIWSPESKFRIWFDIEAHACDALADLGVIPKEAAKTIWEKGGPAEFDISRIDEIERETKHDVIAFLTHLAEIVGPDARFVHQGMTSSDVLDTCFNVQLVRAADLLLADMEKLLAALKRRALEHKDTVTIGRSHGIHAEPVTFGLKMAQAYAEFDRCKKRLELAREEIATCAISGAVGTFANIDPRVEEHVAEKLGLGAEPVSTQVIPRDRHAMFFAVLGVIASSVERLAVEVRHLQRTEVLEAEEFFSKGQKGSSAMPHKRNPVLTENLTGLARMVRSYAMPAMENVVLWHERDISHSSVERMIGPDATVTLDFALARLTNVMENLVVYPERMLGNMDRLGGLVHSQRILLALTQAGCSREDSYRLVQRNAMKVWDSYQVSGDAKVDFLTELLKDDDVRKHLSEEQIKERFDLGYHTKNVDAIFKRVFGDA, from the coding sequence ATGATCCCGCGTTATTCAAGACCAGAGATGGTCAAAATCTGGTCTCCAGAATCCAAATTTCGTATCTGGTTTGATATTGAAGCCCACGCCTGTGATGCGCTGGCTGATCTGGGTGTTATTCCAAAAGAAGCAGCGAAAACCATTTGGGAAAAAGGTGGCCCAGCAGAGTTTGATATCTCCCGCATTGACGAGATTGAGCGTGAGACAAAACACGATGTGATTGCGTTTCTAACGCATCTGGCAGAAATCGTTGGCCCTGATGCCCGCTTTGTCCATCAGGGCATGACCTCTTCTGATGTTCTGGACACCTGTTTCAATGTCCAGCTTGTGCGTGCTGCTGATCTGCTGCTTGCAGACATGGAAAAGCTGCTGGCCGCATTAAAGCGCCGTGCCTTGGAGCATAAGGACACAGTAACAATTGGACGCTCTCACGGCATCCATGCGGAACCAGTGACCTTTGGCCTTAAAATGGCACAGGCCTATGCGGAGTTTGACCGCTGTAAGAAACGGCTTGAACTGGCACGTGAAGAAATCGCTACCTGTGCAATTTCCGGTGCTGTTGGAACCTTCGCAAACATTGATCCACGTGTTGAAGAGCACGTGGCGGAAAAGCTGGGGCTTGGAGCCGAGCCGGTTTCAACTCAGGTTATTCCACGCGATCGTCATGCAATGTTCTTTGCTGTTTTGGGTGTCATTGCCTCTTCAGTTGAGCGCTTGGCAGTGGAAGTTCGTCACCTGCAACGTACCGAGGTTCTTGAGGCTGAGGAGTTCTTCTCTAAGGGGCAAAAAGGCTCCTCAGCTATGCCGCATAAGCGCAACCCTGTGCTCACAGAGAATCTGACAGGACTAGCCCGCATGGTGCGTTCCTATGCAATGCCTGCAATGGAAAATGTTGTACTTTGGCATGAAAGGGATATTTCACACTCATCAGTTGAGCGTATGATCGGCCCTGATGCGACGGTTACTCTGGATTTCGCACTGGCACGCCTGACGAATGTCATGGAAAATCTCGTTGTTTACCCAGAGCGCATGCTGGGCAACATGGACCGTTTAGGCGGTTTGGTGCATTCCCAGCGTATCCTTCTGGCTCTGACACAAGCTGGGTGTTCTAGAGAGGACAGCTACCGTCTTGTTCAGCGCAATGCCATGAAGGTTTGGGACAGTTATCAGGTTTCTGGGGACGCTAAAGTGGATTTCCTCACGGAGCTTCTCAAAGATGATGATGTGCGCAAGCACCTGTCTGAAGAGCAGATAAAAGAGCGCTTTGACCTTGGCTACCACACTAAAAATGTAGATGCGATCTTTAAACGGGTCTTTGGTGACGCCTAA
- a CDS encoding aa3-type cytochrome c oxidase subunit IV: MAEGSISAMDYKEHERTYESFIKFSKIATVSLLGVVVSLAMFSFGGNAGAVASTIMIILNIVATGVGLASNKSPLKWPITIFLLTCLIAVITIA, translated from the coding sequence ATGGCCGAAGGGAGTATATCCGCTATGGACTATAAGGAGCATGAGCGGACCTATGAAAGTTTCATCAAATTCTCAAAAATTGCGACAGTGAGTCTATTGGGAGTTGTTGTTTCTCTTGCTATGTTTTCATTTGGTGGGAACGCAGGTGCTGTCGCCAGTACTATTATGATTATTTTGAATATAGTCGCGACAGGTGTTGGCTTGGCATCGAATAAAAGCCCACTTAAGTGGCCGATAACGATTTTTCTTCTGACCTGCTTGATTGCAGTCATCACAATTGCCTAG
- a CDS encoding ABC1 kinase family protein, whose product MVEKDWESNRLTARMGRYARVGSNVGGLAAKMAALRLVGFGSDSEKNASEVARVLGELKGPLMKVAQLLSTVPDLVPPEYAAELGNLQSNAPPMGWPFVKRRMQAELGPSWKERFSSFEHVPSAAASLGQVHRAAALEGEALACKLQYPEMDSAVEADLSQFNALLALHKRFRPAIDTQEVAKEIGARLREELDYFREAKHMALYALIFANEPQVRIPNFFEELSTRRLLTMSWLEGKPILDYRGHSQEDRNNLSKVMFKAWWYPFSHFGVIHGDPHLGNYSVFEDSSGSSFGINLLDYGCLRIFPPTFVQGVVDLYRGLLEEDQEQIVSAYELWGFEGLTKPLIEVLNVWARFIYGPLLTDRTRSLVDGVSPAAYGRKEAFYVHQSLKELGPIRIPRYFVFMDRAAIGLGGVFLHLKADLNFYRLFNEQIDGFTLSALEQRQAEALELAQIS is encoded by the coding sequence ATGGTAGAAAAAGACTGGGAATCTAACAGATTGACGGCCCGCATGGGGCGTTATGCCAGAGTGGGTTCGAATGTAGGTGGTCTTGCGGCTAAGATGGCTGCTTTGAGACTTGTGGGCTTTGGCTCAGACAGTGAAAAAAACGCATCCGAGGTTGCCAGGGTTCTGGGAGAGCTTAAAGGGCCGCTGATGAAGGTGGCGCAACTGCTCTCTACGGTTCCTGACTTGGTACCGCCCGAGTATGCTGCCGAGCTTGGTAACTTGCAAAGTAACGCTCCTCCGATGGGATGGCCTTTTGTTAAAAGAAGAATGCAGGCAGAGTTGGGACCAAGCTGGAAAGAGCGTTTTTCAAGCTTTGAACACGTGCCTTCCGCAGCTGCTTCCCTAGGGCAAGTTCATAGAGCCGCTGCACTTGAGGGAGAGGCACTTGCATGCAAACTACAATATCCAGAGATGGATAGTGCAGTTGAAGCTGATTTATCCCAGTTCAATGCGCTTCTAGCCCTGCATAAGCGTTTTAGACCTGCAATTGATACACAGGAAGTCGCCAAAGAAATTGGAGCCAGATTAAGAGAAGAGCTTGATTACTTTCGGGAAGCAAAGCACATGGCTCTTTATGCGTTGATATTTGCTAATGAACCTCAAGTTCGTATCCCGAATTTTTTTGAAGAGCTGTCAACGCGGCGGTTACTGACCATGTCTTGGCTTGAGGGCAAGCCTATTCTGGACTATCGCGGCCATAGTCAGGAAGATAGAAATAATCTTTCAAAAGTCATGTTTAAAGCTTGGTGGTATCCCTTCAGCCATTTTGGTGTCATTCATGGAGATCCCCACCTCGGGAATTATAGTGTTTTTGAGGATTCATCCGGCAGCTCATTCGGTATTAACCTGCTGGACTACGGGTGCCTGCGCATCTTTCCTCCCACTTTCGTGCAGGGTGTCGTTGACCTTTACAGAGGGCTTTTGGAAGAGGATCAAGAGCAGATTGTTTCTGCCTATGAACTTTGGGGGTTTGAGGGACTGACGAAACCATTGATTGAGGTTTTGAACGTATGGGCACGGTTCATATATGGACCACTTTTAACGGATCGCACCCGCTCGCTCGTCGATGGGGTTTCTCCGGCTGCCTATGGGCGAAAGGAGGCGTTTTACGTACATCAATCCTTGAAAGAACTCGGCCCGATTCGTATTCCACGGTACTTCGTTTTCATGGATAGAGCTGCAATTGGCCTAGGTGGTGTTTTTTTGCACTTAAAGGCTGATCTGAATTTCTATCGTCTTTTCAATGAACAAATTGATGGGTTTACACTTTCAGCATTGGAGCAAAGGCAAGCGGAAGCATTGGAACTTGCCCAGATTAGTTGA
- a CDS encoding RBBP9/YdeN family alpha/beta hydrolase yields MKISEVEVLVVPGWLGSGKDHWQTRWENKLSTARRVEQDDWENPEQDQWVGRLVQEVETATKPVVLLAHSLGCVTVAHAAPRIKHWVKGAYMVACPDIDDSSRIPANLRSFAPLPTSPLPFTAKLTASRNDPYCSFERAEQLAKLWNIGLQDAGETGHINEESGQGPWPEGLISFAHFMKALR; encoded by the coding sequence ATGAAGATTTCTGAAGTTGAAGTTCTGGTTGTTCCCGGCTGGCTGGGATCTGGAAAAGATCACTGGCAAACACGCTGGGAGAATAAACTTTCCACCGCACGGCGTGTAGAGCAAGATGATTGGGAAAATCCGGAGCAAGATCAATGGGTTGGTAGGCTGGTTCAGGAAGTTGAAACTGCAACGAAACCGGTTGTTCTATTGGCTCACTCGCTCGGGTGCGTGACAGTGGCTCATGCAGCCCCTCGTATCAAGCATTGGGTCAAGGGTGCTTATATGGTGGCCTGTCCTGACATTGATGACAGCAGCCGGATACCTGCAAACTTGAGAAGTTTTGCTCCTTTGCCAACTTCGCCCCTACCGTTTACTGCCAAACTGACAGCCAGCAGGAATGATCCTTATTGCAGCTTCGAGCGAGCGGAGCAATTGGCCAAGCTATGGAATATTGGCCTACAGGATGCAGGTGAGACAGGTCATATCAACGAAGAAAGCGGTCAGGGGCCATGGCCTGAAGGTCTCATCAGTTTTGCTCACTTTATGAAAGCCCTCCGCTGA
- a CDS encoding cysteine hydrolase family protein: MSIFEWVGILLVPLFIALVFYTIYGKLKIERVSKGHPIDREGRPNTALLVIDVQEDFTQGLWDEELLNEQLQGINHLVKQADTNEIPVLTIRQTYQGWYTNFIVGLLGKGKGARNSKGLQLDPRLKISTATDMIKPYADAFSALQLDRVLAKQRVGRLILAGLDGNFCIKITALAALNRGFEVHIAEGALLFMDHGKWVETKNELIAMGVKVSPVHMDDLRVEAA, encoded by the coding sequence ATGAGTATTTTTGAGTGGGTTGGCATTCTATTGGTTCCGCTATTTATAGCTCTGGTATTTTATACCATTTATGGAAAACTGAAAATAGAGAGGGTGTCTAAAGGTCATCCTATTGATAGGGAAGGTCGGCCTAATACCGCACTGCTGGTGATTGATGTTCAGGAAGATTTTACGCAGGGTCTTTGGGATGAAGAACTCCTAAACGAGCAACTACAGGGTATAAATCACTTAGTAAAGCAAGCCGATACGAATGAGATTCCTGTCTTGACCATTCGCCAAACCTATCAGGGGTGGTACACGAACTTTATAGTTGGTTTGCTTGGTAAAGGAAAAGGAGCCCGTAACTCTAAAGGACTTCAACTGGACCCGCGCCTTAAAATTTCCACGGCTACAGATATGATCAAGCCATATGCTGATGCATTTTCTGCGCTTCAGTTAGATAGAGTTTTGGCAAAGCAAAGAGTTGGGCGGCTGATCTTGGCAGGGCTGGATGGAAATTTTTGCATAAAAATCACAGCACTTGCAGCTCTCAACAGGGGATTTGAGGTGCACATAGCAGAAGGCGCCTTGCTTTTCATGGATCATGGTAAATGGGTGGAGACCAAAAACGAATTGATCGCCATGGGTGTAAAAGTCTCACCAGTGCATATGGATGATTTACGGGTTGAAGCTGCTTAG
- a CDS encoding L,D-transpeptidase family protein has translation MSGHKFTRAIISFTCLLFLGQGQKVQAAIPEKTPQIYKEQHVLLRYSIAHEIKRALLNNSKSISFRAKRDRAALELFYEERGFQPIWVRNGKLNKVALTVISKLLAAAEEGLSPSDYPTPEKSLNSMGQLSSKELAHAEISLTLSVLRYAEDAQAGRISPRRISKNIAQKPHRPDPVDALQKLSRSPQPDIILGAFNPPHQGYKDLKIQLEKLRSGSHKPKRTIEVPTGPLLKLGMSGLRVSLLKKRLNVPSLPDTQEMFDADLKKAVQSFQRENGLHEDGVVGARTLLSLNKHTVGNPIYDIIANMERWRWLPRELGDLHLTVNIPEFMVRLKQENKVLYKERVVVGKRSHQTPVFSDNMRHIIVNPYWNVPYSIASKELLPEIAVNPRTYFAKGNYEVLSKGRVIDPKRVNWTKNPFKKLRIRQRPGRGNALGKIKFMFPNKHNVYLHDTPSKSLFNRSERAFSHGCVRVRNPLEFADALMEFQSNRSGKYLRNLIGKKETQVNLETKFPIHLTYFTSFVDEKGKLQRRPDIYGHNEKTIRILGLN, from the coding sequence ATGTCTGGTCATAAATTTACAAGAGCAATTATCAGTTTCACATGCCTGTTGTTTCTAGGCCAAGGGCAAAAAGTTCAGGCAGCTATTCCTGAAAAAACTCCGCAAATTTACAAAGAACAGCACGTTTTATTGCGTTATTCGATTGCCCATGAAATTAAAAGGGCCCTTCTAAATAACTCCAAATCAATCAGCTTTCGCGCAAAACGAGATCGCGCGGCTCTGGAGTTGTTCTATGAAGAACGAGGCTTTCAGCCGATTTGGGTTAGGAACGGAAAACTGAACAAAGTCGCACTTACTGTGATTTCAAAGTTGCTCGCAGCGGCCGAAGAAGGGCTAAGCCCCTCAGACTATCCCACTCCCGAAAAATCGCTCAATAGCATGGGGCAACTTTCCTCCAAAGAACTAGCACATGCTGAGATTTCTCTCACACTGTCAGTTCTTCGATATGCGGAGGATGCGCAGGCTGGCCGCATATCCCCCCGCCGTATTTCGAAGAACATTGCCCAGAAGCCACACCGACCTGACCCTGTGGACGCCCTGCAGAAACTCTCACGCTCTCCTCAGCCAGATATCATTCTTGGCGCATTCAATCCTCCGCACCAAGGATATAAGGACTTAAAAATTCAACTTGAGAAGTTGCGGAGCGGGTCTCATAAACCAAAACGTACTATTGAAGTCCCTACGGGTCCCCTATTGAAATTAGGAATGAGTGGTCTGCGTGTTTCATTACTCAAAAAGCGCCTGAACGTCCCCAGTCTCCCTGATACTCAAGAAATGTTCGATGCCGACCTCAAGAAGGCCGTACAGTCATTTCAGCGCGAAAACGGTTTGCATGAAGACGGCGTTGTCGGAGCCCGCACTCTGCTAAGCTTGAACAAACATACAGTTGGAAACCCTATTTACGATATCATTGCAAACATGGAACGCTGGCGGTGGTTGCCAAGGGAATTGGGGGATCTCCATCTAACAGTCAACATTCCGGAGTTCATGGTGCGCCTCAAGCAGGAGAACAAGGTTCTTTATAAGGAAAGAGTTGTTGTTGGAAAACGTAGTCACCAGACTCCAGTCTTTTCCGACAATATGCGCCACATTATTGTGAACCCCTACTGGAATGTACCTTACTCCATTGCATCCAAAGAACTTCTTCCCGAGATCGCTGTAAATCCTCGCACCTATTTTGCCAAGGGAAACTATGAGGTTTTGTCCAAAGGGCGCGTGATTGACCCCAAACGCGTAAACTGGACCAAAAACCCTTTTAAAAAATTACGAATCCGTCAACGCCCTGGCCGAGGCAACGCCCTTGGGAAAATCAAATTTATGTTCCCCAATAAACATAATGTTTACTTGCATGATACGCCTTCCAAATCTCTGTTTAACCGCTCTGAGCGAGCTTTCTCCCACGGGTGTGTACGTGTCAGAAATCCGCTGGAGTTCGCTGATGCCTTGATGGAGTTTCAGTCAAACAGATCGGGAAAGTACCTAAGAAACCTTATTGGAAAAAAGGAAACTCAGGTAAACTTAGAGACTAAATTTCCAATTCACCTAACGTATTTCACATCTTTTGTTGATGAAAAGGGCAAATTGCAGAGACGGCCAGACATATATGGCCATAATGAAAAAACGATCCGAATTCTAGGCTTGAATTAA
- a CDS encoding M3 family oligoendopeptidase, with protein sequence MNFKLRESIGLVKSSYETVVEQTELANLPQWDLTALYPSLDAPEVERDLGVIYDRACDFEENHKGKLSVYAAQSGEQLASVISQYEELEDLMGRLGAFAVLSYTEDTTDPVRQKFYGDMQDKLTSASVHLLFFPLELNRIEADVLEKATEAKTLAHYKPWLDDIRKELPHQLDDQIEQLFHEKHVSGAGAWNRLFDETISSSRYEIDGQELQMEQALSLLQDSDPLNRQKAAKALTKTFEKNLSTFTLITNTLAKDKETYDRWHKFEDIADSRHLSNRVEREVVDALVEAVREAYPRLSHRYYAMKAKWLGVEQMNFWDRNAPLPQADTKNIPWDEAKEIVLNAYGRFSPELAEIARTFFDKNWIDGQIRPGKSPGAFAHPTVPSAHPYVLINYQGKIRDVMTLAHELGHGVHQVLAGPNGALMAPTPLTLAETASVFGEMLTFRDLLDKAETKEKRKIMLASKVEDMINTVVRQIAFYTFERKVHELRKEGELTSEVLGELWLSVQEESLGPAIRLNEGYENYWTYIPHFIHSPFYVYAYAFGDCLVNSLYAVFEGAEEGFQEKYFNLLKAGGTKHHSELLAPFELDATDPSFWQKGLSVIERLIDELEEMDQPE encoded by the coding sequence ATGAATTTCAAATTAAGAGAATCTATAGGGCTCGTTAAGAGCTCTTATGAAACAGTTGTAGAACAGACTGAGCTCGCTAACCTACCACAGTGGGATCTCACCGCACTTTATCCATCTTTGGATGCTCCTGAAGTAGAGCGTGATTTGGGCGTAATTTATGATCGGGCGTGTGATTTTGAAGAGAATCACAAAGGTAAACTGTCAGTTTACGCTGCTCAATCGGGGGAGCAGTTGGCGAGTGTCATCTCCCAATATGAAGAGTTAGAGGATTTGATGGGCCGCTTGGGGGCATTTGCGGTTCTTTCCTATACAGAAGACACAACGGATCCTGTGAGGCAAAAATTCTATGGGGACATGCAGGATAAGTTGACATCTGCCAGTGTCCATCTACTTTTCTTCCCATTGGAGCTCAATAGAATTGAAGCCGACGTGCTTGAAAAGGCTACAGAAGCCAAAACGTTAGCCCACTACAAGCCTTGGCTGGACGATATTCGCAAAGAGCTTCCCCATCAGCTTGATGACCAGATTGAGCAGCTGTTCCATGAAAAGCATGTCTCAGGAGCTGGTGCGTGGAACCGGTTATTTGATGAGACTATTTCTTCTTCTCGCTATGAAATAGATGGGCAGGAGCTGCAAATGGAACAGGCGCTGAGTCTGTTGCAAGATTCTGATCCGTTAAACCGGCAGAAAGCAGCGAAAGCTCTCACGAAGACTTTTGAGAAAAACTTAAGCACCTTCACGCTTATAACCAATACGCTTGCCAAAGATAAGGAAACCTACGACCGCTGGCACAAATTCGAGGATATAGCGGACAGCCGTCACCTATCCAATAGGGTTGAGCGGGAGGTTGTCGATGCTCTCGTGGAAGCTGTGCGTGAGGCCTATCCACGCTTGTCTCACCGGTATTATGCCATGAAAGCGAAGTGGCTTGGTGTTGAGCAGATGAACTTCTGGGATCGTAATGCACCACTCCCACAGGCGGATACTAAAAATATCCCTTGGGATGAGGCAAAAGAGATTGTTCTGAACGCTTATGGTCGTTTCTCGCCAGAACTTGCGGAGATTGCCAGAACCTTCTTCGATAAGAACTGGATTGATGGGCAAATTCGTCCGGGTAAGTCACCGGGAGCCTTCGCGCATCCAACTGTTCCTTCCGCCCATCCGTATGTCCTGATTAACTACCAAGGAAAGATACGGGACGTTATGACACTCGCCCACGAACTTGGGCATGGTGTTCATCAGGTTCTGGCTGGCCCCAATGGTGCGTTAATGGCACCCACACCGCTCACACTTGCAGAAACAGCCAGTGTCTTTGGTGAAATGCTGACCTTCCGTGATTTGTTGGATAAGGCAGAGACAAAAGAGAAGCGCAAGATTATGCTTGCCTCCAAAGTTGAGGATATGATCAACACGGTGGTACGCCAGATAGCCTTCTACACATTTGAGCGCAAAGTGCATGAACTGCGCAAAGAAGGTGAGTTAACCTCGGAGGTGCTTGGAGAGTTGTGGTTAAGTGTGCAGGAAGAGAGCCTCGGCCCAGCAATTCGATTGAATGAAGGCTATGAGAACTACTGGACTTACATTCCGCACTTCATTCACTCTCCCTTCTATGTTTATGCCTATGCCTTTGGTGACTGCCTTGTGAACTCGCTTTATGCGGTCTTTGAAGGAGCAGAGGAAGGTTTTCAGGAGAAGTACTTTAATCTTCTCAAAGCTGGCGGTACGAAACATCATAGCGAACTTCTGGCGCCTTTCGAGCTGGATGCGACAGACCCGTCTTTCTGGCAAAAAGGGCTTTCTGTTATCGAACGGCTCATTGATGAGTTGGAAGAGATGGATCAACCTGAGTAA
- a CDS encoding DUF2312 domain-containing protein, with amino-acid sequence MSEPGGVAADQLRAFIERIERLEEEKKVIADDIKDVYAEAKGTGFDAKVMRKIISLRKRQPHEREEEEAVMDLYLHALGMAGSAEAN; translated from the coding sequence ATGTCAGAACCAGGTGGTGTAGCAGCTGACCAGCTGCGGGCATTCATTGAGCGTATTGAGCGTTTGGAAGAAGAAAAGAAGGTCATCGCCGACGACATCAAAGACGTTTATGCCGAGGCAAAAGGCACTGGATTTGATGCAAAAGTAATGCGTAAAATTATATCACTACGCAAGCGCCAGCCTCACGAGCGTGAGGAAGAGGAAGCTGTAATGGACCTGTACCTACATGCCCTTGGTATGGCAGGTTCTGCAGAAGCTAACTAA
- a CDS encoding DUF882 domain-containing protein, with protein sequence MRNRSIFGCKNKFVRMGIQPVVAGLMAFGMLLTFSASVSAETRSLKLYNTHTKERAAIVFKKNGRYVSSGLRKLNTFLRDWRRNEPTKMDPELFDLVWEVYQTARTSEHIHVVSGYRSLKTNNMLRNRSRGVAKNSQHTKGRAMDFYIPGVKTSKLRAIGLRQHVGGVGYYPRSNSPFVHLDTGSIRHWPRMSRHELAKVFPRGRTIHVPTDGKKMAGYNRIMAEVKRKGSTMSGTSALASSRSNNSRDSGSRTGNTSSNNGGGFFNTLFSNKNSGTKPQTSRESDPGQRVDLTTPTLTVPRAKTAYADVPTQSDFTLPPATTTGLTAKVSTPDTQLPHTAAVNLTPPSKPTTTGTIEALPATTQLAALISTWPRTKPASIPQLAAYQDPSAPPLARNAHEGIAAIDSATTNQPQTSTKPLQTAELTDQAYNPVNEPSSTPKARESSQALGAVSTLQDPLAYFTAKPVASSLVMHSNEDISRNKRLAYLYHPNQNFLEQLVTSVNSVVQNDFSSRPFSGVSSTNFTGAAIEWLETARSGS encoded by the coding sequence TTGCGTAACCGTTCAATCTTCGGGTGCAAAAATAAATTTGTCAGGATGGGTATTCAGCCAGTTGTAGCGGGCCTCATGGCTTTTGGCATGCTCTTGACATTTTCTGCTTCAGTCAGCGCTGAAACTCGATCCCTCAAGCTTTATAATACGCATACTAAAGAACGGGCGGCCATTGTTTTTAAGAAAAATGGCCGATATGTGAGCTCTGGACTGCGTAAGCTCAATACATTTCTTCGAGACTGGCGACGTAATGAGCCAACGAAAATGGATCCCGAACTTTTTGATCTGGTTTGGGAAGTCTATCAGACTGCACGTACTAGTGAACATATTCACGTTGTATCTGGCTATCGATCCTTAAAGACCAACAATATGCTCCGTAATCGCTCTCGCGGCGTCGCAAAAAATAGCCAGCATACTAAAGGCAGAGCGATGGACTTTTATATTCCTGGTGTCAAAACCAGTAAGTTGCGGGCAATTGGGCTGCGCCAGCATGTTGGTGGTGTTGGATATTATCCACGTTCCAATTCTCCATTTGTTCATCTTGATACCGGTTCGATAAGACACTGGCCGCGGATGTCACGCCATGAACTGGCAAAGGTTTTCCCAAGAGGACGTACTATTCATGTTCCCACTGACGGGAAAAAAATGGCCGGTTACAATAGGATTATGGCAGAGGTTAAGCGTAAAGGCTCGACCATGTCAGGAACCTCCGCCCTTGCATCAAGTAGATCAAATAACTCTCGCGATTCCGGTTCCAGAACTGGCAACACCTCCAGTAACAACGGCGGCGGTTTCTTTAATACGCTGTTTAGCAATAAGAATTCTGGGACAAAACCCCAGACTTCCAGAGAAAGTGATCCAGGTCAGCGTGTGGATCTAACAACTCCAACGCTCACAGTGCCTCGTGCAAAGACTGCCTATGCAGACGTACCAACCCAAAGTGATTTTACGCTGCCTCCAGCAACTACCACGGGTTTAACAGCGAAAGTATCCACGCCGGATACACAACTTCCGCATACAGCGGCTGTAAACCTTACGCCGCCATCCAAGCCAACTACCACTGGTACTATTGAAGCTTTACCAGCTACAACGCAATTGGCTGCACTTATCAGTACCTGGCCAAGAACCAAGCCGGCAAGCATACCTCAACTGGCTGCATATCAGGATCCAAGCGCTCCCCCTTTAGCCAGAAATGCGCATGAAGGTATTGCGGCCATTGATAGCGCGACTACCAACCAGCCTCAAACGAGTACCAAGCCTCTTCAAACTGCTGAATTGACAGATCAGGCGTACAACCCTGTAAACGAACCCAGTTCAACACCCAAGGCCAGAGAAAGCTCACAGGCACTAGGTGCAGTTAGTACACTACAAGATCCACTTGCATACTTTACTGCTAAGCCTGTCGCTTCCAGCCTAGTTATGCATTCCAATGAAGATATATCTAGAAACAAGCGCCTTGCCTATTTGTACCACCCAAACCAGAATTTCTTGGAACAACTTGTTACCTCAGTAAATTCCGTGGTTCAGAATGACTTTTCTTCAAGGCCATTTTCAGGAGTTTCAAGCACCAACTTCACTGGAGCAGCTATTGAATGGTTAGAAACAGCGCGATCCGGGAGTTAA
- a CDS encoding MarR family winged helix-turn-helix transcriptional regulator — translation MSDDDEEIERLLYEAIQLTRPLLRNITASVEVGLLGAQINVGERAVMERLLECDIASAPELVESLQLKRQYIARILNSAVLGGHIEPLNSERKMRRQRYRLTKKGKQVISGVRQRESTLLKNLLRHYSAKEIRTYYRLQGELNQFFHSNARREGM, via the coding sequence ATGAGCGATGACGACGAAGAGATTGAACGCCTTTTATACGAAGCTATCCAGCTAACTCGGCCATTGCTGCGCAATATTACGGCCTCTGTTGAAGTTGGTCTTCTAGGTGCTCAAATTAACGTGGGTGAACGAGCCGTTATGGAACGTCTGCTCGAATGCGATATAGCCAGCGCGCCAGAACTGGTCGAGTCTTTGCAGCTCAAGCGGCAGTATATTGCCCGCATACTTAATTCGGCGGTCCTTGGCGGTCATATAGAACCGTTAAATTCAGAAAGGAAAATGCGTCGGCAGCGGTATCGACTAACGAAAAAGGGGAAGCAGGTTATTTCGGGTGTTCGGCAGCGCGAAAGTACCCTCCTCAAGAATCTCCTTAGGCATTATAGCGCGAAAGAGATCCGTACCTATTACCGATTACAAGGGGAATTAAACCAGTTTTTTCATAGTAACGCTCGTAGGGAGGGGATGTGA